The sequence CGTTAGCCTTTACCTTTGCTATTACTTCCAGCGCCTCGTTGTATTGTTTATGGCTATTTAGAAACTCCAGATAGCGTACGCTTATTTCCAAAAAACGAGTTGAATTTAGCTGAAAAGATCCCTCGTATGCATTTTTGAAGGCTACTTGCGCTTCTTGGGTTCTGCCAGTAGCATCATAAACTTGTGCAAGATTGCTTACGCTTACCCACATATATTCTTTATTGTTCATATCCCGAAGGCCGCTTTCTGCTTCCTTTAAGGCTTCTTCAGCGCCCTTATAATTTTCTTCCAACTTAATGAGGCAATCAGCGTAGGTTAAAAGTGTGTAGTAATAATTTGCCCCTTTGTTTTTTGCGAAGATTGGCAGAACTTCTTCATATAAATCTCTGGCAAAAGTATAATCCTCATTGTTATAATAAAGGTTCGCCAATTTTTGCTTCACTATATACAGATCTCTCTTATTCGTAGTTTTACGAAGAATGGCAATGGATTTCTTGAAATTTTCCAGCGCCTTTTCGCTGTCCATCATATAGTTGTAGTTAGAACCCACCTCGCCATAAACTAAACCCTCTCCTTCTTTGTTTCCCGCCTCTTTATAAAATTTCATGGCATTCTCCAGTGCTTCCAAAGATTCCGGATAGCGAGAAACAATGCGGTAGTTGATGGCCAAATTGAGATACATCCTGGCATGTTCCAATGGATATTTTTCGGTATAATCCAGCGCTTTTTTCATGTAAAATTCCGCAGAATCCGGAACTGCCAATCTATTGTACTGTATGCCTATATTACTGTACGTTATGCCCACCACGGTATCGTGGAGTTTTGAAGCATGCTTTAAAAGACGAAACATATAGATTTTGGCAGAATCGGGATTTGACCGAATATTGTTTTCTATCTGTTTGTTAAGTTTATCTATCTGGGGAGTTTGTGCCTGTGTACTTGAGAAAATACAAAGCAATAGGACTAGAGGAATTAGTTTTTTCATAAATAGGTTTGCGAGCAAAAATATAGATTAATTACTATAAATATGATGCAGCCTTGGGGTTTGTGGCAAAATTAAAAACATTCAAAAGTAATGTCATGGAATATTAGTTGGGGATGTTACAAAAAATAACCCCCTTGTGTGGCACAAGGGGGTTTTAATTATAGTTAAGAAACAAGCTCTATTCCTTTAATAGACGCTTTGTTATCTGTCCTTCTTTTCCTTTAATGATCACTACGTAGGTAGCGGCAGCAAGGTTATCAACGTTTAAAGTCTTGGCCGTTGCCATTCCTTTTAAGCTGAAGGATTGTACAAGCCTTCCCGTTAGATCATAAATATTAGCGGTCTCAAGCTCTAGGTTTTGCGGATTGCCAATAGTTACATTACCCTTTGCTGGGTTAGGATATATAGCGATGCTTTCAAGGTTCTGGCTATTATTGCCAGTACCTAGAACACTCTCCACAGTAAGCTCAAACTCGCAAGTTCCTGTATTGCCATACTCGTCCGTTGCCGAAAGCGTAATTGTAAAGGTACCGTCCGCAAGCGCTGTGCCTGCTGCTGGGCTCTGCGTTAAAATAGTTACTGGATCTGTACAGTTGTCTACTGCTGTTGCCTGGCCAGTTGCAAAATAATCTGGCAAGATATAGAAAAGGTTGCCCTGTCCTGGATCCACCGTTTGATCTGCCGGACAACTCACCACAGGTGCAAGAAGATCTACCGCAGTTACTGTAGCAGTACAAGTGGCAAGGTTTCCATTGTTATCCTGGCTGAACACTTGAACCGTTATTGGAGTACCGATATCAGCACAGCTGAATTGGGTAATATCCACCGCTATAGTAAGGATGCCACAGGCATCTTCATTAGATGCAATCACATCATTTGGATCAAGAGTGGCTGTGCCATCAGCGCCAATTTCAATAGTGAAATCTTGGCATACTAGAACTGGGCTTGTATTGTCTTCTACTGTTACAGTTGCAGTGCAAGTTTCAGAATTTCCGTTTACATCGGTTACTGTAAGTACTACTGTATTATCACCAATATTAGAACAATCGAAAGTATCGATATCTAGGTTATAAGAGGCTATACCACAGGCATCGAAGCTTCCGTTGTCAATATCTGTTCC comes from Aequorivita sublithincola DSM 14238 and encodes:
- a CDS encoding tetratricopeptide repeat protein, which gives rise to MKKLIPLVLLLCIFSSTQAQTPQIDKLNKQIENNIRSNPDSAKIYMFRLLKHASKLHDTVVGITYSNIGIQYNRLAVPDSAEFYMKKALDYTEKYPLEHARMYLNLAINYRIVSRYPESLEALENAMKFYKEAGNKEGEGLVYGEVGSNYNYMMDSEKALENFKKSIAILRKTTNKRDLYIVKQKLANLYYNNEDYTFARDLYEEVLPIFAKNKGANYYYTLLTYADCLIKLEENYKGAEEALKEAESGLRDMNNKEYMWVSVSNLAQVYDATGRTQEAQVAFKNAYEGSFQLNSTRFLEISVRYLEFLNSHKQYNEALEVIAKVKANAKTPSLKMNANNEIDFLKQTIATYTQKGMVESSLKSFERMDFLKDSLNTAINKSKSLELQEAYQNSLQREKNMVLTKNNELLVENNNKKDNILVLSILIFILISAIGLVLYISNRKSLKLQRELVASLENSKKVLEENNTLEGELHLERERTLANKERELVEVSLGMADLQNRILELIDNRENPEDSQVLAANLKDLLGQNNYWKYFKGKFVEVHPAFALQIAEMFPSLSDNDVAFCCMIKLQLSNQEIAPLMGITAEEVESKKAAIRRKIGLGDDILAFDKLIDHLE